From the Leucobacter denitrificans genome, one window contains:
- the galE gene encoding UDP-glucose 4-epimerase GalE codes for MRVLLTGGAGYIGSHTALVLLERGHDVVVLDDFSNSSSESVRRVEELTGRSIEVIEADLANREAADAALAGVDFEAVIHFAGLKAVGESVAQPTRYYRVNIDSTLNLLDIMRERGVDKLVFSSSATVYGDPEYVPQDEEHQVGVGLTNPYGWSKAMIEQMIRDAQVAWPGLGAVLLRYFNPVGAHESGRIGEDPSGIPNNLMPFIAQVAVGKREKLSVFGDTYPTPDGTGVRDYIHVMDLAEGHAAALERIIPGVATYNLGSGTGSSVLEVVRAFGEAAGREIPYVVVPPREGDVAETVANPSKANRELDWQTMRTLADACRDSWAWQSANPEGYGA; via the coding sequence ATGCGTGTTCTTCTCACCGGCGGGGCCGGGTACATTGGCTCCCACACTGCTCTCGTGCTGCTCGAACGCGGCCACGACGTGGTTGTGCTCGATGATTTTTCGAATTCGAGCAGCGAGTCGGTGCGGCGGGTTGAAGAGCTGACGGGCCGTTCCATCGAGGTCATCGAGGCGGATCTCGCGAATCGCGAAGCGGCCGACGCTGCCTTGGCTGGGGTCGACTTCGAAGCGGTGATCCACTTCGCGGGACTCAAGGCAGTGGGCGAATCAGTCGCGCAACCCACGCGCTACTACCGAGTGAACATCGATTCGACGCTGAACCTGCTCGACATCATGCGCGAGCGTGGCGTCGACAAGCTCGTGTTTTCGTCGAGTGCGACTGTGTATGGCGACCCCGAGTACGTGCCGCAAGACGAGGAGCACCAGGTCGGTGTGGGTCTCACGAACCCATATGGTTGGTCGAAGGCGATGATCGAGCAGATGATCCGCGATGCGCAGGTCGCGTGGCCGGGGCTCGGTGCGGTGCTGCTGCGCTACTTCAACCCGGTGGGCGCGCACGAGTCGGGGCGCATTGGCGAGGATCCGTCGGGGATTCCGAACAACCTCATGCCGTTCATCGCGCAGGTGGCGGTCGGCAAGCGCGAGAAGCTCAGCGTCTTTGGCGACACGTACCCGACGCCCGACGGCACGGGCGTGCGCGACTACATTCACGTCATGGATCTCGCCGAGGGCCACGCGGCCGCACTCGAGCGCATCATTCCGGGGGTTGCGACGTACAACCTCGGGTCGGGAACCGGTTCGAGCGTGCTCGAGGTGGTGCGCGCGTTCGGTGAGGCGGCCGGGCGCGAGATTCCCTACGTGGTCGTGCCGCCGCGCGAGGGCGACGTCGCCGAGACCGTGGCGAACCCGTCGAAGGCGAATCGCGAACTCGACTGGCAGACGATGCGCACACTTGCTGACGCGTGCCGGGACTCGTGGGCTTGGCAGTCCGCGAACCCTGAGGGGTACGGCGCATGA
- a CDS encoding LCP family protein has product MSGVATHDVAGFGPAFDLERPLRNPDLTSPPLMTKRARWLVILGFLFPGIAQLLAGNRKLGRFGLTVTVIVWILGLATLAGLIWARTATLSVLTNGIFLFALQWIILAVAVIWLVLGFDTLRLTRIVKVKRGWRLPIAMLSVLLTVVPVAGAAWASTLVGAGRSTIGDIFVGAPAVAPVDGRYNILLLGTDAGSDREGMRPDSISLVSVNAETGQSVIVGLPRELIEMPFPESSPMHELHPNGFGVAPNVFGDWGGCYTTCYLNAIYTEVTDFPDIYGGLYPDAVSRGSSPGIEATKDAVHGATGLDVQFYVLLNMDAFSSIIDALGGVTVTVPEDLPIGGSIDEYTGELVNVESWIPAGEQHLDGYHAQWFARSRYGSVNGDYDRMQRQRDLQAAILAQMSPANVLLRFQEIAKAGSQLVQTDIPDSMLGRFVDLADKARAHTPVDVELVPPAVDPEFPIYADIQQLVAEGVAAATPVPETEEAAG; this is encoded by the coding sequence ATGAGCGGAGTCGCGACACACGACGTCGCTGGCTTCGGCCCCGCTTTCGACCTCGAGCGGCCGCTGCGTAACCCAGACCTCACCTCGCCTCCGCTCATGACCAAGCGGGCGCGCTGGCTCGTCATACTCGGGTTCCTGTTTCCTGGCATCGCGCAGTTGCTCGCGGGCAATCGAAAGCTCGGGAGGTTCGGCCTCACCGTCACAGTTATCGTGTGGATCCTCGGCCTCGCCACCCTCGCCGGTCTCATCTGGGCGCGCACCGCGACCCTGTCGGTGCTCACGAACGGTATTTTCCTGTTCGCACTGCAGTGGATCATTCTCGCGGTCGCGGTGATCTGGCTGGTGCTCGGGTTCGACACGCTGCGCCTCACTCGGATAGTGAAGGTCAAACGCGGCTGGCGACTACCGATCGCGATGCTCTCTGTTCTACTCACGGTGGTTCCCGTTGCGGGTGCCGCGTGGGCGTCTACCTTGGTGGGGGCTGGGCGATCCACCATTGGCGATATTTTTGTGGGTGCGCCCGCGGTCGCGCCGGTCGACGGCCGCTACAACATTCTGCTGCTCGGCACCGACGCCGGCTCGGACCGCGAGGGCATGCGCCCCGACTCGATCTCGCTCGTAAGCGTGAACGCCGAGACCGGCCAGTCGGTCATTGTGGGCCTGCCGCGCGAGCTCATCGAGATGCCGTTCCCCGAATCGTCGCCGATGCACGAACTGCACCCGAACGGGTTCGGCGTCGCGCCCAACGTGTTCGGCGACTGGGGTGGCTGCTACACGACCTGCTACCTTAACGCGATCTACACAGAGGTTACCGACTTCCCAGATATCTACGGCGGGCTCTACCCCGACGCGGTGTCGCGCGGCTCGTCGCCCGGCATCGAGGCGACCAAAGACGCCGTGCACGGCGCGACAGGGCTCGACGTGCAGTTCTACGTGCTGCTCAACATGGATGCTTTCTCGAGCATCATCGACGCCCTGGGTGGGGTCACCGTGACGGTGCCCGAGGACCTGCCGATCGGCGGCAGCATCGATGAGTATACGGGCGAACTCGTGAACGTTGAGTCGTGGATCCCCGCGGGCGAGCAGCATCTCGACGGGTACCACGCGCAGTGGTTCGCGCGTTCGCGCTACGGCTCGGTGAACGGCGACTATGACCGCATGCAACGCCAGCGCGACTTGCAGGCGGCGATCCTCGCACAGATGAGCCCGGCGAATGTGCTCTTGCGCTTCCAGGAGATCGCAAAGGCCGGGTCACAGCTCGTGCAGACCGATATTCCCGATTCGATGCTTGGGCGGTTTGTCGATCTCGCTGACAAGGCGCGGGCGCACACGCCGGTCGATGTTGAGCTCGTTCCACCGGCTGTGGATCCCGAGTTCCCCATTTACGCGGATATTCAGCAGCTCGTCGCCGAGGGTGTCGCCGCCGCGACCCCCGTGCCCGAGACCGAGGAGGCCGCCGGCTAG
- a CDS encoding glycosyltransferase, producing MRVTAVLVAYNRRELLREALEALAAQTRPVDRLIVVDNASTDGSTEVAEEILEGWGERARLIRLDVNTGGAGGFAVGIAAAVADEETEWVWVMDDDTVPQPEALAGALETHERYRANGPDDLAVMGSRVVWTDGEDHPMNTPKAKIRADKAERDRAASVGAMEIRSISFVSAFLRASRVRELGLPIAEYFLWNDDFEFSARLLRGARGLYTPASVVVHKTAKRGSSDADPGPRFYYEVRNKLWVFRASDALYPWEKALYEAATLRRWVRTFKASADRAQLQDCLKRGWRDGTRTKPRSTRDVLRGTGVPVDVMVEVERLEKAERRA from the coding sequence ATGCGCGTTACGGCAGTGCTGGTCGCATACAACCGACGCGAGCTGTTGCGAGAGGCGCTTGAGGCGCTCGCCGCGCAGACGCGACCCGTGGATCGGCTTATCGTCGTAGACAACGCGTCGACTGATGGCTCGACCGAGGTTGCCGAGGAAATCCTTGAGGGGTGGGGTGAGCGCGCGCGATTGATCCGGTTGGACGTGAACACCGGCGGCGCGGGGGGCTTCGCGGTTGGTATCGCGGCGGCCGTTGCCGACGAGGAGACCGAGTGGGTGTGGGTCATGGATGACGACACCGTGCCGCAGCCAGAGGCGCTCGCGGGTGCGCTTGAGACACACGAGCGGTACCGGGCGAATGGGCCCGACGACCTGGCAGTCATGGGTTCGCGAGTCGTGTGGACCGATGGCGAGGACCATCCGATGAACACGCCAAAGGCCAAGATTCGCGCTGATAAGGCAGAGCGTGACCGGGCGGCGAGCGTGGGTGCGATGGAGATCCGCTCGATCTCGTTCGTTTCGGCGTTCTTGCGTGCCTCACGCGTGCGCGAGCTCGGTCTGCCGATCGCCGAGTACTTTCTCTGGAACGATGACTTCGAGTTCTCGGCCCGCCTGCTGCGCGGTGCTCGGGGGCTCTACACGCCAGCCTCGGTGGTGGTGCACAAGACCGCAAAGCGTGGATCGAGCGACGCTGACCCGGGGCCGCGTTTCTACTACGAGGTGCGCAACAAGCTGTGGGTGTTCCGTGCGAGCGACGCGCTGTACCCGTGGGAGAAGGCGCTGTACGAGGCCGCGACGCTTAGGCGCTGGGTGCGTACGTTCAAAGCGTCGGCGGATCGCGCGCAGTTGCAAGACTGCCTGAAGCGTGGCTGGCGCGATGGCACTCGAACGAAGCCGCGCTCGACGCGTGACGTGCTGCGTGGCACCGGAGTACCGGTCGACGTGATGGTCGAGGTAGAGCGCCTCGAGAAGGCCGAGCGCCGCGCGTAG
- a CDS encoding DUF4190 domain-containing protein, with product MSNPTVRPEPAPNEHSQIAPPSGPPSVPPVVLPPAPPQKTERKTLAIVALVLGIVGFIMACIPFVTWFAGIALLGALVLSLVALFKKNQGGKGFSIAGLALSVIGGIVSIFVGLISLGLLGQSMLEEGQLSGVYSGTEGTASAGAEADLVVEEVVFGRSSYDESVWWFAVILENPNEDFAFEGASIEALDSNGTILDTSSSYQTFLSGRSAIAGEFYSVGDSEIDSLDVRFPSASEATRISASDLGTFEVTDIAPTTDDYFTTIHGKVTSTFAEEQELIEVVVIARDAAGSIIASGSNYVERIPSEGSAQFEVMFSDPLPADTTYEAYAAV from the coding sequence ATGTCTAACCCAACTGTGCGGCCTGAGCCTGCCCCGAATGAGCATTCGCAGATCGCCCCGCCCTCAGGGCCGCCTTCAGTCCCGCCAGTGGTGCTGCCTCCAGCCCCACCTCAGAAGACTGAACGCAAGACCCTCGCCATCGTTGCCCTCGTGCTTGGCATCGTGGGCTTCATCATGGCCTGCATACCTTTTGTAACGTGGTTCGCTGGAATCGCTCTACTCGGCGCACTCGTACTCTCGCTCGTCGCACTCTTCAAGAAAAACCAGGGCGGCAAAGGCTTCAGTATTGCGGGCCTCGCACTCTCGGTCATCGGTGGAATCGTGTCCATCTTTGTAGGTTTGATCTCGCTCGGTCTTCTCGGACAGAGCATGCTTGAGGAGGGCCAGCTGAGTGGCGTCTACTCCGGAACTGAGGGCACTGCTTCTGCTGGCGCAGAAGCAGACCTCGTTGTCGAGGAAGTCGTGTTCGGCCGCTCAAGCTACGATGAGTCGGTCTGGTGGTTTGCGGTGATCCTCGAGAACCCAAACGAAGACTTCGCTTTCGAGGGTGCATCAATTGAGGCGCTCGATTCGAACGGGACCATCCTCGACACTTCGTCGAGCTATCAGACCTTTCTCTCCGGCCGGTCAGCTATCGCTGGGGAGTTCTACTCAGTCGGAGATTCGGAGATCGACTCACTCGACGTGAGATTTCCATCAGCCTCTGAGGCCACTCGAATCTCAGCGAGCGACCTGGGCACGTTTGAAGTTACCGACATTGCGCCTACTACCGACGACTACTTCACCACGATTCACGGCAAGGTGACGAGCACCTTCGCTGAGGAGCAGGAACTTATCGAAGTCGTCGTAATCGCGCGCGATGCCGCTGGCAGCATCATCGCGTCAGGCTCCAATTATGTTGAGCGCATACCCTCTGAAGGCAGCGCACAGTTTGAAGTAATGTTCAGCGATCCACTGCCCGCAGACACCACCTACGAGGCATACGCGGCGGTGTAG
- a CDS encoding glycosyltransferase, translated as MHTNATFSLLLPVYAGDNAEFLRLAFESSVNDQTLRPTEAVIVQDGPVPVELATELERIERESPIPVTIVRLPTNQGLTRALNVGLDACTQPVVARMDADDVSRPDRFERQWAMLCDGFDLVGTGMAEFEHDPTRPVSDRIPPVGAERIRNHARTHNPFNHPTMMYRISALDRVGRYEPFGKMEDYWLGVRLIASGAWVENIADPLVLYRVGAGAFARRGGWREARTEWKLQGAMRKIGFITRGEYLRNVLMKGAYRLMPASLKRVLFRRFVSGGLPGDRAA; from the coding sequence ATGCACACCAACGCCACGTTTTCCCTGCTCCTGCCCGTATACGCGGGCGACAACGCAGAGTTCCTGAGGCTCGCGTTCGAGAGCTCGGTAAACGATCAGACGCTGCGACCGACCGAGGCGGTCATCGTGCAAGACGGCCCAGTGCCGGTCGAACTCGCGACAGAGCTCGAGCGCATTGAGCGCGAGAGCCCGATCCCGGTCACTATTGTGCGGCTGCCTACGAACCAAGGCCTCACCCGCGCGCTTAATGTCGGCCTCGATGCCTGCACGCAACCGGTGGTCGCCCGCATGGACGCCGACGATGTCTCGCGCCCCGACCGCTTCGAGCGCCAGTGGGCGATGCTCTGCGACGGGTTTGACCTCGTTGGCACGGGCATGGCGGAGTTCGAGCACGACCCGACGCGGCCGGTGTCGGATCGCATTCCTCCCGTTGGGGCCGAGCGGATCCGCAATCACGCTCGCACCCACAACCCCTTCAACCACCCGACCATGATGTATCGCATATCGGCGCTCGATCGGGTCGGCAGGTACGAGCCGTTCGGCAAGATGGAAGACTACTGGCTGGGTGTGCGGCTCATCGCGTCGGGGGCTTGGGTTGAAAACATTGCGGATCCACTGGTGCTGTATCGCGTCGGCGCCGGAGCGTTCGCGCGCCGCGGTGGGTGGCGCGAGGCGAGAACCGAGTGGAAGTTGCAGGGCGCGATGCGCAAGATCGGGTTCATCACTCGCGGTGAATATCTGCGCAATGTGCTCATGAAGGGCGCGTATCGGCTCATGCCGGCGTCACTCAAGCGGGTTTTGTTCCGACGCTTCGTGAGCGGCGGGCTCCCCGGCGATCGCGCCGCCTGA
- a CDS encoding cysteine desulfurase family protein — MNALAGGPAPDPHARYLDAAATAPLRPEALAAMLAVYQAGPGNPSSVHGPGHRAAGTVDHARHTLADAFGVRPSEVVFSSGGTEANNLAIIGLSLANPRGKHLVTTPIEHPSVLESCRFLERVHGFELTLVDVDHDGRVTPSALSRALRPDTTLVSIGLANAEVGTVQDLPSLVGVVRECGALIHTDAVQAAAALPVSLASGAWPGPDIDALTVASHKFGGPQGAGALLVRQNLAIEPVLHGGGQERGLRSGTENVAAIAGFAAAVAASRVDVGSHAIALMESRDELVARVLAEVPGARVTGHPSERLPGHASFVVEGISGESVLVALDTAGFAVSSGSACAAGHDEASPALLAMGIEPELAQTAIRFTLHRPLEADDLERIVGVIASERARR; from the coding sequence ATGAATGCTCTTGCTGGGGGGCCTGCGCCCGATCCACACGCCCGCTACCTCGACGCCGCCGCAACCGCGCCGCTGCGCCCCGAGGCACTCGCAGCGATGCTCGCCGTGTACCAGGCGGGCCCGGGCAACCCATCGAGCGTGCACGGGCCGGGTCACCGCGCCGCCGGCACCGTAGATCACGCCCGTCACACCCTCGCCGACGCCTTCGGGGTGCGCCCGTCCGAGGTCGTCTTCAGCTCCGGCGGCACCGAGGCGAACAACCTCGCCATCATCGGGCTTTCGCTCGCAAACCCCCGCGGCAAACACCTGGTCACGACACCGATCGAGCACCCGTCGGTGCTCGAAAGTTGCCGGTTTCTCGAGCGGGTGCACGGGTTCGAGCTGACGCTCGTCGATGTGGATCACGACGGGCGCGTCACCCCCTCAGCCCTCTCGCGTGCGCTCAGGCCAGACACCACCCTCGTGAGCATCGGGCTCGCGAACGCCGAGGTCGGTACCGTGCAAGACCTGCCCTCGCTGGTTGGCGTGGTGCGGGAGTGCGGTGCGCTGATCCACACCGATGCGGTGCAGGCGGCGGCGGCGCTGCCCGTATCGCTCGCTTCGGGGGCGTGGCCGGGGCCTGACATTGATGCGCTGACTGTGGCGTCGCACAAGTTCGGCGGGCCGCAGGGCGCGGGTGCGCTGCTCGTGCGGCAGAATTTGGCGATCGAGCCCGTGCTGCACGGCGGCGGTCAGGAGCGCGGGCTGCGCTCGGGCACCGAGAATGTTGCGGCGATCGCCGGGTTCGCCGCCGCGGTTGCCGCCTCGCGCGTCGACGTCGGGAGCCACGCAATCGCCCTCATGGAGTCACGCGATGAGTTGGTTGCGCGCGTGCTTGCCGAGGTTCCTGGGGCTCGGGTCACTGGGCACCCGAGCGAGCGGCTGCCGGGACACGCGTCGTTTGTGGTCGAGGGCATCAGCGGTGAGTCAGTGCTCGTCGCGCTCGACACGGCGGGGTTTGCGGTGTCGAGTGGATCCGCCTGCGCTGCCGGACACGACGAAGCCTCGCCCGCGCTGCTCGCCATGGGCATCGAGCCAGAGCTTGCCCAGACCGCGATCCGCTTCACCCTGCACCGCCCGCTTGAGGCCGACGACCTTGAGCGCATAGTCGGGGTCATCGCCTCGGAGCGCGCCCGGCGTTGA
- the nadC gene encoding carboxylating nicotinate-nucleotide diphosphorylase, with amino-acid sequence MLTPNTIERSVREALTEDAPWGDLTAELAIPADAQLTADIVAREPGVWAGGSVVAECFRQVDPRIKVTGFAPEGTAFEVGDTLARISGPARGVLTAERTALNFSQRMSGIATLTSEYVRAVAGTHAQIADTRKTTPGLRAFEKHAVAAGGGSNHRFGLSDAIMIKDNHLAALGAVDDATTTAALRELRRRAGHTVSIIVEVDRLDQLDAVLAAGVTGVLLDNFSLEDLVEGVRRIDGRAVAEASGGVNLDTVADIARTGVDVISVGRLTHGFRALDLGLDAVEAGAVPADAMGPAVTEPATP; translated from the coding sequence GTGCTCACCCCCAACACCATCGAACGTTCCGTGCGCGAAGCGCTTACCGAGGATGCGCCCTGGGGCGACCTCACTGCCGAGCTTGCGATTCCGGCAGACGCCCAGCTCACCGCCGACATCGTCGCGCGCGAACCGGGCGTTTGGGCGGGCGGCTCCGTCGTCGCAGAGTGCTTTCGCCAGGTTGATCCGCGCATCAAGGTGACCGGCTTCGCCCCCGAGGGCACCGCATTCGAGGTTGGTGACACGCTCGCCCGCATCTCGGGCCCGGCCCGCGGAGTGCTCACCGCCGAACGCACCGCGCTGAATTTCAGCCAGCGCATGAGCGGCATCGCGACCCTCACCTCCGAGTACGTTCGCGCCGTCGCGGGCACGCACGCGCAGATCGCCGACACCCGCAAGACGACACCGGGGTTGCGTGCGTTCGAGAAGCACGCGGTCGCCGCAGGCGGTGGATCAAATCACCGCTTCGGCCTCTCCGACGCGATCATGATCAAAGACAATCACCTCGCAGCTTTGGGTGCCGTCGACGACGCGACGACCACCGCTGCGCTGCGCGAGCTGCGCCGGCGCGCGGGTCACACGGTGTCGATCATCGTTGAGGTGGATCGCCTCGACCAACTCGACGCCGTGCTTGCGGCGGGCGTCACCGGGGTGCTGCTCGACAACTTCTCGCTCGAAGACCTTGTCGAGGGCGTGCGCCGTATCGACGGCCGCGCGGTCGCCGAGGCGAGCGGAGGGGTGAACCTCGACACCGTCGCAGACATCGCCCGCACCGGGGTCGACGTCATCTCAGTCGGGCGGCTCACGCACGGGTTCCGCGCGCTCGACCTCGGGCTCGATGCAGTAGAGGCTGGGGCTGTACCTGCTGACGCTATGGGCCCCGCCGTTACCGAGCCCGCAACGCCATGA
- a CDS encoding L-aspartate oxidase, with protein MIHTQHAHVLVIGTGVAGFSAALSAAGAGADVTLVSAGTDLATRGGNTQLAQGGIAAAIGAGDDPSKHAADTVAAGAGLVDAIAAGVLTADGTRAVRDMIAAGFAVDRDASGHPTLGMEGAHGQHRIVHAGEDRSGAALHAFLRMEVASEVCTGRIAVLYERTVVGLDVRDGEVRGALLRDTSGVVHAHAADAVVLATGGYAGLYPRSTNAEGVRGDGILLAARAGALLADLEFVQFHPTVIHGTGSLVSEAVRGAGAVLRDGAGARFMEVAHPQGDLASRDVVSREIHRVLRERGDDAVWLDATGIEREGGPGTLQKRFPSITAAARAHGFDWAREPIPVSPAAHYSMGGVVTDLDARTSVPGLFAAGEVASTGVHGANRLASNSLLEGLVFGARAGRAAAGAGDVGLGGRVTGARGSEWLAPGAFADLEREQLLVAIAGDAAAHQAGHAVDLTSGGSQVRSDTTRVSEAIGTGLGIVRHADDFRAASEVFSTSTSPSAQLASLILAAAEARTESRGAHQRSDYPETDPAQAVRRSVRAVFEGSHLAERVDALRSTANHAPTTGAEATGAPALEPTTTH; from the coding sequence ATGATCCACACCCAGCACGCGCACGTGCTTGTGATTGGCACCGGGGTCGCGGGGTTCTCGGCGGCGCTCAGTGCTGCGGGGGCCGGGGCCGACGTGACCCTCGTCTCGGCCGGCACCGACCTCGCGACCCGCGGCGGCAACACGCAGCTCGCCCAGGGCGGCATTGCTGCGGCGATTGGTGCGGGCGATGATCCATCGAAGCACGCCGCTGACACCGTGGCCGCGGGCGCCGGGCTCGTCGACGCCATCGCGGCCGGGGTGCTCACTGCCGACGGGACGCGCGCGGTTCGCGACATGATTGCGGCGGGCTTCGCGGTGGATCGAGACGCCTCAGGCCACCCCACGCTGGGCATGGAGGGTGCGCACGGCCAGCACCGCATCGTACACGCGGGCGAGGACCGCTCGGGCGCCGCACTGCACGCGTTTCTGCGCATGGAAGTTGCGAGCGAGGTGTGCACCGGGCGCATTGCGGTGCTCTACGAACGCACGGTAGTTGGGCTCGATGTTCGCGATGGCGAGGTGCGCGGGGCGCTCTTGCGCGATACGTCTGGGGTCGTGCATGCGCACGCTGCCGACGCGGTGGTGCTCGCGACCGGCGGCTACGCCGGCCTCTATCCGCGCAGCACGAACGCCGAGGGGGTGCGCGGCGACGGGATACTGCTCGCTGCCCGCGCCGGAGCGCTGCTCGCAGACCTCGAGTTCGTGCAGTTTCATCCGACTGTTATTCACGGCACCGGGTCGCTCGTCTCCGAGGCCGTGCGCGGGGCCGGTGCGGTGCTGCGCGACGGAGCCGGGGCGCGGTTCATGGAGGTCGCGCACCCGCAGGGCGACCTCGCGTCGCGCGACGTGGTGTCGCGCGAGATCCACCGAGTGCTGCGCGAGCGCGGCGACGACGCCGTGTGGCTCGACGCGACAGGCATCGAACGCGAGGGCGGCCCGGGAACGCTGCAGAAGCGCTTCCCGTCGATCACCGCTGCTGCCCGCGCGCACGGCTTTGACTGGGCGCGCGAGCCGATTCCGGTCTCCCCCGCCGCGCACTACTCCATGGGTGGGGTCGTCACCGATCTCGATGCGCGCACGAGCGTGCCCGGGCTCTTCGCCGCGGGCGAGGTCGCCTCAACCGGAGTGCACGGTGCCAACCGGCTCGCGTCGAACTCGCTGCTCGAAGGGCTCGTGTTTGGTGCGCGGGCCGGGCGCGCTGCGGCCGGGGCGGGTGATGTCGGGCTCGGAGGTCGTGTCACGGGCGCTCGCGGGTCTGAGTGGCTTGCGCCGGGTGCCTTTGCGGATCTCGAGCGCGAACAACTGCTCGTCGCCATCGCGGGCGATGCTGCTGCTCACCAGGCCGGACACGCTGTGGATCTCACTAGCGGGGGCAGCCAGGTCCGCTCTGACACAACTCGCGTCTCAGAGGCGATCGGTACGGGCCTCGGAATCGTGCGGCACGCTGACGACTTCCGGGCCGCCTCCGAGGTGTTCTCCACCTCGACGTCGCCTTCTGCACAGCTCGCCTCGCTCATCCTCGCCGCTGCCGAGGCCCGCACCGAATCCCGAGGCGCGCACCAGCGCAGCGACTACCCCGAGACCGACCCCGCGCAGGCCGTCAGGCGCTCGGTGCGGGCGGTGTTTGAGGGCTCGCATCTCGCGGAGAGGGTGGACGCTCTGCGATCCACCGCGAACCACGCACCCACGACTGGCGCCGAAGCAACCGGCGCCCCCGCGCTCGAACCAACGACCACCCACTGA
- the nadA gene encoding quinolinate synthase NadA — protein sequence MTSVQELIRTAASAEKTIGGISPGSITLEGRKPIALKSTGTCDVDLTVAPWEVDEKPGYGPGANTQDEIPQTAPRQGPLPERYRNATDEELDRWIRDAKATLGDRVSILGHFYQRDEIVQYADFIGDSFMLAQAAKDRPEAESFVFCGVHFMAETCDVLSTPEQSVILPNLAAGCSMADMATIDQVEACWEALMGTLGETAADGRQSVIPVTYMNSSAAIKAFCGRNGGIVCTSSNAHTVLEWAFERGQRVVFFPDQHLGRNTAKAMGITEDEMPLWRPHLPLGGNTAKQLSDAKVILWNGFCSVHKRFTVAQIDKARAEYPGVRVIVHPECPAPVVEAADGSGSTDYIRKQIEAAAPGTIFAVGTEINLVNRLQQQHPDLTIFCLDPVICPCSTMYRIHPAYLAWTLEALVRGETPNQIRVDESVAHDSRVALERMLAARP from the coding sequence ATGACTAGCGTGCAAGAACTCATCCGTACTGCGGCGAGCGCTGAGAAGACCATCGGGGGCATCTCGCCCGGGTCGATCACGCTTGAGGGCCGCAAGCCGATCGCGCTGAAGTCGACTGGCACCTGCGACGTTGACCTGACGGTCGCTCCGTGGGAGGTCGACGAGAAGCCGGGTTACGGGCCGGGTGCGAATACGCAGGATGAGATTCCGCAGACGGCGCCGCGCCAGGGGCCGCTGCCCGAGCGGTACCGCAACGCGACAGACGAAGAGCTTGACCGGTGGATCCGCGATGCGAAGGCAACGCTCGGCGACCGGGTGAGCATTCTCGGGCACTTCTACCAGCGCGACGAGATCGTGCAGTACGCAGACTTCATCGGTGACTCATTCATGCTCGCGCAGGCGGCAAAGGATCGCCCAGAGGCCGAGTCGTTCGTATTCTGCGGCGTGCACTTCATGGCCGAGACCTGTGACGTGCTATCGACGCCCGAGCAGTCGGTGATTCTGCCAAACCTCGCCGCGGGCTGCTCGATGGCAGACATGGCGACGATCGACCAGGTCGAGGCCTGCTGGGAGGCGCTCATGGGCACGCTCGGGGAGACCGCTGCTGACGGACGCCAGTCGGTGATTCCGGTCACGTACATGAACTCGTCGGCCGCGATCAAGGCGTTCTGCGGTCGCAATGGCGGCATCGTCTGCACCTCATCGAACGCGCACACGGTGCTCGAGTGGGCGTTCGAGCGCGGCCAGCGCGTCGTGTTCTTCCCCGACCAGCACCTCGGGCGCAACACCGCGAAGGCGATGGGCATTACTGAAGACGAGATGCCACTCTGGCGCCCGCACCTTCCGCTCGGCGGCAACACCGCAAAGCAGTTGAGCGATGCCAAGGTCATTCTTTGGAACGGCTTCTGCTCAGTGCACAAGCGGTTCACCGTGGCACAGATCGACAAGGCCCGCGCGGAGTACCCCGGTGTGCGCGTGATCGTGCACCCAGAGTGCCCCGCCCCGGTCGTTGAGGCGGCTGATGGATCGGGATCCACCGACTACATACGCAAGCAAATCGAGGCCGCAGCCCCCGGTACCATTTTCGCCGTCGGCACCGAGATCAACCTCGTGAACCGCCTGCAGCAACAGCACCCCGACCTCACGATCTTCTGCCTCGACCCGGTCATCTGCCCGTGCTCGACGATGTACCGCATCCACCCGGCCTACCTCGCATGGACGCTCGAGGCACTCGTGCGCGGCGAGACCCCGAACCAGATTCGCGTCGACGAGTCGGTCGCGCACGATTCGCGGGTCGCACTCGAGCGCATGCTCGCCGCACGGCCGTGA